The following coding sequences are from one Triticum aestivum cultivar Chinese Spring chromosome 5A, IWGSC CS RefSeq v2.1, whole genome shotgun sequence window:
- the LOC123108565 gene encoding uncharacterized protein, which produces MQPTEDIEFLWKWRKYLLLLATLVASVTYGAGLNPPGGVWSKDQKGGSSNAPEHRVGSVDPPAPLLLAPAPAVYPNRVGDPVLVSTYMRRYTAFFYCNAAAFVASLVIIMFLLDRRISGNRVGLTVLRSAMLLDLLALMAAFASGSCRDVVASIYVSALFVVVFVYVALHVGVASASSDSSLLLLLGRKAPDSCPWDAEENKYIRERRKFLFLLATFATSLTYAAGLAPPGGFWTKTVAGHRAGAPLLHDGRYKIRYHAFFYANATSFVASLAIIMLLMSRTLSDRLARSYALLVCALVELLGLMAAYAAGSCRWPTTTVYVFSLVGAVLLYIVLQMAIAVFAMDKFKKWREAICNIVTTCAGKWGPKQETVKQKRDKKIDLSNGQGDKVEASRSLVLLLATLAATVTYQAGLSPPGGVWPEDDDQGRTHHIPGNPVLHDMDSKRYKAFYHCNTAAFVASVVVIIIVQSKQLSAIGRAALKTAMILDLFSLMGAYVAGSCRDKVTTIYVAALAVVVFVYTIAKVVAFTAQGSQTMPIECVKRLSERISRLLKLSSDEPPRPGGAEPVTQGGEDAPQGQGAAQVDAPAGLISDDQNQPKVLSSIQETQLGSVSEGKCTIEENLENKHVILEKKSLERKRKFLLQLAILAATVTYQTGLNPPGGFWTESNGVKKVTAGDPILLDYYGVRYQVFFYCNATGFMASVAVILLLVNQTLSKQGIRSNALHVCVMIGLLGLMGAYATGSCRKLRTSIYVFALVAAVIAFLVLEILFYMYADHRNLSEQPWVPQWLQRLLKPLSSAPMRPDDGNDKDRVSASKRLQQKRRRVKYEKRKSLMLLGILAASVTYQAGLAPPGGTWGDDDTASSPSPSPSPSSLSPSPSAAYISVAGNPILLDTNAARYQAFFYCNATSFVASIVVIMLVLLRTVKKKRGAPLWAMQTAVVLDLLGLLGAYAAGSCRDWETSGYVIALVAVVVIFITIYVLLSFDAVLGKAKQLTVWKYFSNKKEKVLKYLGRSNDHHGRPVAVTSV; this is translated from the exons ATGCAGCCGACAGAGGACATCGAGTTCCTCTGGAAATGGCGCAAGTACCTGCTGCTGCTCGCGACGCTAGTCGCCAGCGTCACCTACGGCGCCGGCCTCAACCCACCCGGCGGCGTGTGGTCCAAGGACCAGAAGGGAGGCAGCAGCAACGCCCCAGAGCACCGTGTCGGCTCCGTCGACCCGCCGGCACCGCTGCTcctggcgccggcgccggcggtctACCCGAACCGCGTGGGTGACCCGGTGCTCGTGTCGACCTACATGCGCCGGTACACCGCCTTCTTCTATTGCAACGCCGCGGCCTTCGTCGCGTCCCTGGTCATCATAATGTTCCTGCTGGACCGGCGCATCAGCGGCAACCGCGTCGGCCTCACCGTGCTCCGCTCCGCCATGCTGCTCGACCTGCTCGCCCTCATGGCCGCCTTTGCCTCGGGGAGCTGCCGCGACGTCGTCGCCTCCATCTACGTCTCCGCGCTCTTCGTGGTCGTCTTCGTCTACGTCGCCCTCCACGTCGGCGTGGCCTCCGCCTCCTCCGATTCTAGCCTCCTACTGCTACTCGGGAGGAAGGCGCCGGACTCGTGTCCTTGGGACGCGGAGGAGAACAAGTACATCAGGGAGCGCCGCAAGTTCCTCTTCCTGCTGGCCACCTTCGCGACGTCGCTGACGTACGCGGCGGGGCTGGCGCCGCCGGGAGGCTTCTGGACCAAGACCGTGGCCGGACACCGTGCCGGCGCCCCGCTGCTGCACGACGGGCGCTACAAGATTCGCTACCACGCCTTCTTCTACGCCAACGCGACCTCCTTCGTCGCCTCCCTCGCCATCATCATGCTGCTCATGAGCAGAACGCTGAGCGACCGCCTCGCCCGGTCTTACGCGCTGCTTGTTTGCGCCCTGGTGGAGCTGCTCGGCCTCATGGCCGCCTACGCCGCCGGCAGCTGCAGATGGCCCACCACGACCGTGTACGTCTTCTCCCTCGTCGGCGCCGTGCTCCTGTACATTGTGCTGCAGATGGCCATCGCCGTGTTCGCCATGGACAAGTTCAAGAAATGGCGAGAAGCCATCTGTAATATAGTGACGACGTGCGCAGGCAAATGGGGGCCAAAGCAAGA GACAGTGAAGCAAAAAAGAGACAAGAAAATCGACTTGAGCAATGGTCAGGGAGACAAGGTTGAGGCGTCGCGGTCCCTTGTGCTGCTGCTGGCGACCCTGGCCGCGACGGTGACCTACCAGGCTGGGCTGAGCCCGCCTGGCGGCGTCTGGCCGGAAGACGACGACCAAGGCCGTACGCATCACATCCCGGGGAACCCGGTTCTCCACGACATGGACTCCAAGAGGTACAAGGCGTTCTACCACTGCAACACGGCGGCATTCGTGGCGTCGGtggtcgtcatcatcatcgtccagAGCAAGCAGCtgagcgccatcgggcgtgccgcaCTCAAGACAGCCATGATACTGGATCTGTTCAGCCTCATGGGCGCCTACGTCGCCGGGAGCTGCCGGGACAAAGTCACCACCATCTACGTCGCCGCCCTCGCTGTCGTCGTCTTCGTCTACACCATCGCCAAAGTCGTGGCGTTCACAGCTCAGGGGAGCCAGACCATGCCGATTGAATGTGTGAAGCGCTTGTCCGAGAGGATTTCACGGTTGCTCAAACTCTCCTCCGACGAGCCGCCCCGGCCAGGAGGAGCAGAACCAGTGACGCAAGGAGGAGAAGACGCACCTCAAGGTCAAGGAGCGGCGCAAGTTGATGCTCCTGCTGGCCTCATTTCCGACGACCAGAACCAGCCCAAAGTCCTTTCTAGCATTCAAG AGACCCAGCTAGGCTCTGTGTCCGAGGGAAAGTGTACTATTGAAGAAAACCTTGAGAACAAGCATGTTATTCTTGAGAAAAAAAGCCTGGAGAGGAAGCGCAAGTTCTTGCTGCAGCTCGCCATCCTCGCTGCTACCGTCACGTACCAGACCGGGCTGAACCCGCCGGGTGGGTTCTGGACGGAAAGCAATGGGGTCAAGAAGGTCACTGCCGGCGACCCAATCCTCCTTGACTACTACGGGGTCAGGTACCAGGTGTTCTTCTACTGTAATGCGACGGGGTTCATGGCTTCCGTTGCCGTCATTCTCCTCTTGGTGAACCAGACGCTGTCGAAGCAAGGCATTCGGAGCAACGCGCTCCACGTCTGCGTCATGATCGGGCTTCTGGGCCTGATGGGTGCCTATGCCACCGGCAGCTGCCGGAAGCTGCGCACCTCCATCTATGTCTTTGCACTTGTCGCCGCGGTGATCGCCTTCCTCGTCCTGGAGATCCTGTTCTACATGTATGCGGACCACCGCAATCTGTCAGAGCAACCATGGGTTCCACAGTGGCTGCAAAGGCTGCTCAAGCCACTATCTTCGGCGCCGATGCGGCCGGATGATGGGAACGACAAGGACAGGGTCTCCGCCTCCAAGCGACTACAGCAGAAACGACGCCGCGTGAAGTACGAGAAACGTAAGTCCCTGATGCTGCTTGGCATCCTTGCAGCGAGCGTGACGTACCAAGCAGGTCTCGCTCCTCCCGGCGGCACGTGGGGCGACGACGATACCGCGTCATCACCGTCTCCCTCGCCGTCGCCCTCCTCCCTATCGCCATCACCGTCGGCTGCGTATATCTCCGTTGCCGGCAACCCGATCCTACTTGACACCAATGCGGCACGGTACCAGGCCTTCTTCTACTGCAACGCGACGTCATTCGTCGCCTCCATCGTGGTCATCATGCTGGTGCTGCTGCGCACTGTGAAGAAGAAGCGTGGGGCGCCACTGTGGGCGATGCAGACCGCCGTGGTGTTGGACCTGTTGGGCTTGCTGGGTGCCTATGCCGCCGGCAGCTGCAGAGACTGGGAGACGTCCGGGTACGTAATAGCGCTCGTCGccgtggtggtcatcttcatcacgATCTACGTGTTGCTATCATTCGACGCCGTGCTGGGGAAGGCTAAGCAGCTCACTGTCTGGAAGTACTTTTCTAACAAGAAAGAAAAGGTGTTGAAATACTTGGGAAGAAGCAATGATCATCATGGGCGGCCGGTTGCAGTCACTAGTGTGTAA